The following nucleotide sequence is from Anopheles stephensi strain Indian chromosome 3, UCI_ANSTEP_V1.0, whole genome shotgun sequence.
cttctgcttaattatgcaaaacagaaatgaaacaaaactccTTTCCACCGTTTTATCCGAGCTTGCTctataaaaacaaacgaatcaaAGCTGTCCGTGTGCGTAgttcaaaaacacacataaaccaTCCGGTAAACCAAActgtctggctggctggctggcttacCGGAATACCGGAACCGTCGCCGTCGCCATTCGATGCAGCGTCCTTCAAGGAAGGGGGacatatttattaattttaatatacaCACATCATCGCGAAAGCGCAGCAAAACAATGATGATCACGATCACGAGTGCGATCAAAAATGGATTACGAGGAAGAAGAGTAACGTGAAAACACGCATTAGATTTACTATATTATGAAAGGTATATACATAAAtgttattgaattatttttgaaatgatttagGTATAATGGAgagataaataaatgaaaccaTTACATGATCCTAGCGAACGGTGAGACGATCACGCGTCGGCTTTCTCTACCTTACTACGAACGATAACACGCCGTAACGCTTATGCGTTACCAGCATCGTTACACTTTGCCAAGTGCCGCTGGTACAGCTTACTGCGGTTGAACTTTTTCGAACATCCACACACAAACGGGTACGCCCCGGTGTGGGTCATCTCGTGCCGCTTCCGGTCGCTCGCATACATGAACCGTTTCGCGCAGTGCCGACACGGCAACGGTTTCTCCTGCGTGTGCACCTTCAGATGTTCCTTCAGTTGGGATTGATTTTTACACTTCTTGGCACAGTGTGGACACGCCGCATAGTAAGCATCGGTGTGAACACGCTCGTGCATCCGGAGGTTGGATATCCGGTGAAACCGTAACCCACACACGCTGCACACCTCTCGCTTCTCGCCGTGCAGCAACGCGTGGGTGGAGAGGTTTTGCTCATTTTTAAACCCTGCGCCACATTCGCCACAAACGAACTTCCGCACTGCGCTGTGCACCGGTTCGTGAGCCGCCAGACGGGAACGTGTCGGGAAGGAGGCATCGCACGTGCTGCAGCTATAGTGCCGCGGTTTGTAAGGAGCGTTCTGGTGCGTGCGGAGGCTCGCTTTGCAACGGAACAGCTTAAAGCACAGTTCGCACCGGACCGGGCGGGTAGCATCGTGTATCGTTTGCCTTATCGAATGCCGCTCAACGGTGTGGTCGAGTAGGGATTCTAGCGAAGGGAAGGACGCGTAACAGTCACAGCATTTTTTCTCCGGTGCGTTAAACAGACAGGGATACGTCTTCGGCCGTCCTTTGCTCGCTGGATTAAGTAAACGCTTTTTCAGCTGTAACAGCAATTCATGGGTGGCAAGTTCCTTCGCGCTAGAGAATGCGTGGTCGCAGTTGCTGCAGCTGTGCCGTTTATCAGGCACGTTTGCCTGTTCGGAAACTagcagctgctggtgctgcaaaCGGATGTGCCCTTTCAGCTCACGTTTGGAGTGGAACGTCAACGAGCAGTCGCCATGGCAACAGAAGTAGTACAAGCAGTGGTGGTTGTTCGAATCGCTTTCTGACTGGTCGTTTGGCACAGGCAAATACAGGCTACCGCCTTCCTGAACGTCCTCTTCGTGGTCATTATTTTCCTGGATTTCCTGCTCCTCATCAAGGTACTCGGCAAGGTAAATATCACCAGGCgacggtggtgatgatggtgatggtgaaatGTCCTTGTTCGACTGGAACAGCCGACTCCTCGGGACGGGTTGGGTTATGAATTCTACCACCAAATGTTGTGTGGGTTCCGAACTGTTTGAAAGCAGGAAAATATGCGAATGAGCAACTTTACTTCCATTTGCTGCCTTCTCCAACTTACACAGCTTTTGTACGAGTTTTTTGTGCCTGTAGTGCTCGTTCCGACAGTCGACATTTCTGTACAAACGTGAAGGCATGTTTAGCATCTTCGGAGCAACTCGAACAGATGTGGGACGGTAAATCGTCATCGTCCGCTagctaaaaaagaaaacaaaattgtacATTCCAATGCGATTTTTAAGAAGATTTCAACCGGCTATCGAGAGCCCATCACCTTTATATCAGTACAGAATTGTATTACTTCTGCGAGTGTAGTTGTACTCCCACCACTACAGACGAAGAGAGAAGTACAATTGCTTGTAAATTCCAAACAAACACGACACTGCAAgctcattgtggaattatGTTAACAATTTACAGCCGCACCGAGAAACTGCACTGCATTTCACCGCAGTTTGCGAATTGAATTGGGTTTgttcaaggtgtatgtatttagaaggtggatttttatcgatttgacagggcgacattttagtcgagttatgtcagagtttgtttacaaaaacatatggtatggggctaccaacatgaacaaacagcctcgattctcagtcctttgagcaatttcgctaatttatgggtcatcttcgcatattaagtgttgtcccacagacgattgacgatatttggttgcatttttcgtcaaaaaatcgcaagcgataccaccaccggcgcctcctccgacgctgccgtcactcttctcaatacccttccccttgatcaccacggaactgttatgtcaggtcgagaaatgtcaatttgctctaaacaactctaccttctatatctacataccttgggtttgtttatgtttgtatCTGTCATCGGTGGCATTGGTTTGTTTGTCAACAACGCCAGAAACGTCAAAAGCGCACTTGGGGTCATACATAATCCAAGCaaccagctgcagcagctaaAGAGAGTTTTTGTGCCTATGAAAAGTACttacggattttttttatcactctACAGTCTTGTTTAAGTTATCTCTGAACACCAACCCCACGGATCCTGTGACCTAGTCCAATCGATGTAGTAAAGCAACAGAAATGTTCGACAATAACATCATCAATTACGTGCTGAAGGTGGAACTGGCAAAGTGTTTCGACAATCTCGGCACGGTGTATCTGGCCCAGCACCGGCCCACCAAGAAGCATGTGGCGGTGAAAAAGTTCCTCGTGGAAGATCTCAAGAACGACATCGGCTTCCTGATGGATGAGGCGAAGCAACTGCGCGAGTTCGACCATCCGAACATTCTCAGCTACCACACCATATTCGTGCACTATCTCGAGCTGTACTTTGTCCTGCCACTGATGTGTTACGGGTCCTGTAAGGACACGATGAGCAACTACTTTGAAACCGGCTTCCCCGAACCGATCCTCGTATGCATCCTGCGCGACATCCTGCACGGGCTCGTGTACCTGCACTGGAAAGGTTACATCCATCGTTCGATCCGAGCAAGCCATGTCTTCCTGAACGAAACGCGTGCTGTGATTGGGGGTTTCCGCGTCTGCACCAGCTTCCTTGGCGAGGGTAAGCGCATACGCACCCTGCACGATCTGCCACCGCATTCGGTAAAATCTTTGAACTGGCTTGCGCCGGAAGTGCTCGCACAGAACCTAACCGGCTACACGGAAAAGTCGGACGTGTACAGCTTGGCGATGACGGCCTACGAGATGGCGAACGGTGCCGAGCCGTACTACAAAATAACGGCCACACTCATACTGGCGGAAAAGTTGAAAGGAGGCGTCTATCTACCCATGCTGCTGGATGCAACGACCGTACCGAACGAGGATGGCCCCTCGAGCGAGACGGCCTCCCCGTTGCGGCAGATTTACGTCTCCCGACAGTTCTCCGACGCGTTGCACAACTTTGCTGAAACGTGTTCGGAACGGTAAGGATTTTCTGTTTCCTGATAACGCGCAGAGAATGAGATGACTGATGGGCTACTGTACCCACCCCCCTTTTTCTCCGACAGAGATCCGAAGAACCGGCCCAGCGCGTCCGCCTTATTGTCACACCCCGTGTTCAAGCTGGTCACCCACACAAACATCAAGGAACAGTTTGCCCAGCACTGCATACAGAAGGTGGACTTTGACTCAATTCAAGGTAAGGGCTTCTGCTACGGTTGCGCTGATGGAAACAATTCTTACACTCAATCACTTCAATCACTTCTCCGTCTCTCGGTACCCCCCATGGTAACAGACTCGGACATCAATCTGCAGGACAGCTTTTCACAGATGTGCGTCGAGGCCGGAAGTTCCTTCGAGTGGGACTTTGACGATTCGTAACGGCGAAAGACGACATGTGCTCCATCAATTGATGAAAGATCACTAAGAGAAACCATTATTGATTCCTAAATGCTGTAACACAACAAGTGCAAGACTTACTGAAAAGagagggtgagagagagagagagagagagagagagagagagagagagaaggagagagaataCAGTCCCTTTAGGCGTTGTTTTCGGTTAGTAAATTGAGTCCTCCAGTTCCCCGGATTCATCGACGCAATCAAGACCTGTAATCTGCTGGGGAGCTTTAcattatttatgtattttatcGGCTTTGACAACACTCTTTGGttgcaaaacaataacaagCCACAGAtgataataaaagaaaatgtttaaaacagaacagaaaagcGACCATCTCTTCAAAGGTCTCCTTAAACTGGAGCATATTTATTGGTTAAAGCGAAGTACCTAGTGCTTGATCACACACTTAAATTCGAACACAGAAAAACGGCAAAACCCTATTCATCGTCATCAAACGAAAGGAAAGATGGGCCATAATACTTTGCGTCTCGGGTACGCGCTGCACCGCAAGACACATTCACGCGCATGTCTGCAGTGCAACGACCATACCACCGTACCGGTTTGATCCTGCACTAGATGCTTCCCTTACTGTCACTCTTCACTATATACTAGCTTTCTTCTTTTAGGGCAAATTTTGAAACAACAGTTGGTGAGGgtagtggaaaaacaaaaattattgtTCATCTACAGTCGAATACAGGCCCACTTTTAGTAGttaaagaagcgaaaaaatgcATGTGTTCTGCTCTAAGCGCAGGCGTTCGTCATGGGCAGAAACACGAACGCTCGCCGGAATGGAAACATAAGTAGCTTAAGTAAACGATACTCTTCTTCCGTAAGTCTATCTCTGATTATTAGTAGTAGGGTGTTGGtatctctgtgtgtgtatgcatttCGATGTGTTTGGCCAGAGCTAgcatcaccaacaccaccaacattACACAACAGCTAGGTTGGACTCTAGCCGCTCATGACCATCCGGACGAACTCCTCGTAGTTGACGTTTCCTTGCGAATCCTCCTGGTTTTGGAGCAGCTGTTCCACCTGCAAGCGAAAACAGTACGAAAAATACACACATCCGTTATTCCACAAATCGCTCTCCTTCATCCTCGGCTCCCGGATGGGTTACCTCATCATCACCCAACTTCTCGCCGAGCGTCGTCAGCAGATGGCGCAGCTCGGCAGACGAAATGAAACCGCTCGCGTCCTTGTCGAAGTGACGCAAACCCTCGATAAAGTCGTCCGCCGTTTCGGCCGTGCGCTGCTTCGAGATGGCCTGATAGATGGGCAGGAACACTTCGAACGACACGCGCTCGTCCGGCTTCAGCTGCATCGTGAACTTCTTCACGTCCGACTCGGTCGGGTTTTGGCCAAGTGCTCGCAGACATTCGccgatctgctgctgctggatctTGCCATCGCCACGATTGTCGAACAGGTTGAATGCCTCCTGGAATTCTGTAGGGAGAAAAGGGCATTCCCGCATTACAAATAGCCATTCAAACAGCATCTGCATCGGCTGCATCTCGTAACAACCCAGCTGCACAAACAATTGGCACATTCGATGTACCCTTACATGGCAACTGGCGCGGGCTTATCTGGGTCTCTTTTGCTCTCCCTGGCCACCATTCCCACCCCCGCTAGCGGGGTTCATTATCAATGCGCGGAACAGTTTAATTAAGAATCGATTTCCCTTTTCCGGCGGCCTAATGAATAGACCGCTTGCAGTGGTGGAGGAATACCATTCAAACGAACTCCGGGTGTACgggaaaggaagcaaacagTAGTTGCGGAATTAGAAAGGTAACATTACATTTGCGTTGAGCgtgtgactgtgaattaagTAAAATTCATTAATTCAAATTTAGAGTAAGCCTTCATCCACCGAGGGTTCTTTACGTGGCAAATACATTCCCATCCATCCGCTATTTTAAACTCGATCCTTAAACTCCAGTGTTAATGGAGCTATCCATAAGAGGGAAGAAAATCCTAGCCCAGGGATGTCCATGTCGGCGCAACAGACAATCTTTAAGCTTCAGCTGCTGACTGCGTCGTTGATAGAAGGGACTCTCCTATCTCGTCACCAGCCGAGCCCAACCAACCAATATCTGGGCCAACCTCAATCGAAGGACCTTCTCCATTCACTCTGAGGTCAACAAGGAGGATCAACTGATCGATAAAGGCCTTCCACTAATTTTTAGTCAATATTACGACAAAAGCGTTCATGGTAAAAACGCTTCTTTTTTGCTCCACAGATCACCTGTGCGATCTctaactcttcttcttcttctttgtcactataacctcgagaggtctcggcctaccatttctggctttctttgactAGGTTTTcccccgtagtaaagtaggcagccctgcgtacggggaggaggcgggtctggatgggatttgaactccggtccggccgtgtgaagaccggcaccgttatcgccccggccaccggaccgcttcGTGCGATCTACCTCAGCGCGTGgtaaacaatgaaacacagaGCGCAATTCCTACCTTCCACGGATGTGAAGTTATTTTTCTTCGGTGGATCGTACATGTACATGGTTGTGGAAATTCTGTTTGTCTTTCCGTTTGCTCACAGGAAATTCcacccgttcgttcgttcgcgcCAACCAGTCAAGTAAAGACGCTCGCACGCTCTCCGACGCCTGCTTTCTGTGAGTTGATAGCTACAAATGTTAGTGCCACAGCAgaaacttttccttttccagcgCCGTACAGCCGCCGCAGTGGTAGTGGTAGCAAAGCTGGAGTGGAAGGACCAGTGGAAAGACTCCCGGTAGCGCCACAACAATTTCACGGTCACGCTCGCTGCTGCTCGCCTCGAAGCGGTTGCGGTTACGCTTGTGCCAGGTGTCGCACGGGTGTCGctattgttttctttatccACTTTAACCAAACAACACTACGGCGTTAAGAAAACTGCAAACGAAGCTGGGCTTGGAGGTGAAAACTGCGCTCGTTTTCACAACGATAAAAGCTGGGCGCGTTGCCTCTTTATAGCGTTTTTCCTTCAAATGATCTTCACTCTTTCACGCACTTTTGTCgccctcgctctctccctttcACTGTCTCTTTCACGATCGTCGCTGGATCGAAACTAGATGAACCTTTGACTACAAGGCAAGGCACTACACTACTATGACGATCGTCGTGCGATCAGCTGGATTAAGTTTCAAAATGTGAACCCGtgttgacgacgacgacgacgacgacgcgtgTGTCGACGATCGGATAGTATGTTGACAACTGGCGGTGGCGGCAACGATCCAAAAGATACCCAGACCCGCCAGAGTCTGTGTCTGCTGAAGCCGCGCAACGTTACTACTATCCCCCTCCTCTTGCGCTTTTACTACGACAGCAGCATTCCGTCCATAACCATATCGGGCATAAACCGGTGCgcgacgagagcgagagagagagagaagggatGCTGTCGTTTCACCCCTGTGCACCCCGCGTGCTGATGATCGTGCTCGTGCGATCGGAACGTGAACTTCACTACTAGCCCTGTGTGTAGGCACCAGTGTTACCAGAGAGGGGACACGACGGTTCGAAAGGGTGTCTGTTTTGCGATTCACAGAGACACGAACCGCAGCTCAGCACCGGGAGGGTGGCGGTGTTGCATGTGTGTGCAACTGGATACACTCCTCCCTTCCATCCAAAGGCAGCAAAAAGAAGGCCACACGTTCGGGGGATGAATAGCTGCAAAAAACCCTGCACCCAGCATCTACAGCCTTGCGCTACGATCTACGCCAGCACGGGCAAGATCGACGATCGACGGCCGATAAGATAAGACGGATAAGTGTGTCATCATATGCGCTACTGCTACAAAGCGCAATCCCGCAATCTCGACCATTTGAGGTGATTGGATGAGGATGATGCATCAGACTTATCATTCAGACTTTATGATCCTTTTCTTGGTCCGAATTTCAACACCAAACTTCGAAGATCACTTGATCGTCGACGAGCAAACCTACTACCGGGGCTAGCAATTAGCTCCACATTAAGCATAATTTCTCCCGATTGTCGTTGCTGATGCCATGTCCAAGCCGGCGTCCAAAGATTGAGTTGTATAAAGTTTGGCCCAAAAGATTCGCCAAAATCGCGCacgatcgaaaaaaaagcccaaaACGACAGCCAGCCATTCCCTTAGCTTCCCCATCATCTCTGCTCCGGACCCGGGACCTTCGGAAATAAGTCACCAAATTGCTTCGTCTATAAAAGGTGACCCCGCACATACACATGATCACAGTTCTACATTTACAAAGCCCAAAACGGGGCCCAAAACCGCTCCTTTTTACCAAATACAACTTCGCGACTATACGCG
It contains:
- the LOC118513995 gene encoding zinc finger protein 585A-like, with protein sequence MSLQCRVCLEFTSNCTSLFVCSGGSTTTLAEVIQFCTDIKLADDDDLPSHICSSCSEDAKHAFTFVQKCRLSERALQAQKTRTKAVSEPTQHLVVEFITQPVPRSRLFQSNKDISPSPSSPPSPGDIYLAEYLDEEQEIQENNDHEEDVQEGGSLYLPVPNDQSESDSNNHHCLYYFCCHGDCSLTFHSKRELKGHIRLQHQQLLVSEQANVPDKRHSCSNCDHAFSSAKELATHELLLQLKKRLLNPASKGRPKTYPCLFNAPEKKCCDCYASFPSLESLLDHTVERHSIRQTIHDATRPVRCELCFKLFRCKASLRTHQNAPYKPRHYSCSTCDASFPTRSRLAAHEPVHSAVRKFVCGECGAGFKNEQNLSTHALLHGEKREVCSVCGLRFHRISNLRMHERVHTDAYYAACPHCAKKCKNQSQLKEHLKVHTQEKPLPCRHCAKRFMYASDRKRHEMTHTGAYPFVCGCSKKFNRSKLYQRHLAKCNDAGNA
- the LOC118514004 gene encoding STE20-related kinase adapter protein alpha encodes the protein MFDNNIINYVLKVELAKCFDNLGTVYLAQHRPTKKHVAVKKFLVEDLKNDIGFLMDEAKQLREFDHPNILSYHTIFVHYLELYFVLPLMCYGSCKDTMSNYFETGFPEPILVCILRDILHGLVYLHWKGYIHRSIRASHVFLNETRAVIGGFRVCTSFLGEGKRIRTLHDLPPHSVKSLNWLAPEVLAQNLTGYTEKSDVYSLAMTAYEMANGAEPYYKITATLILAEKLKGGVYLPMLLDATTVPNEDGPSSETASPLRQIYVSRQFSDALHNFAETCSERDPKNRPSASALLSHPVFKLVTHTNIKEQFAQHCIQKVDFDSIQDSDINLQDSFSQMCVEAGSSFEWDFDDS
- the LOC118514007 gene encoding myosin-2 essential light chain isoform X1, with translation MYMYDPPKKNNFTSVEEFQEAFNLFDNRGDGKIQQQQIGECLRALGQNPTESDVKKFTMQLKPDERVSFEVFLPIYQAISKQRTAETADDFIEGLRHFDKDASGFISSAELRHLLTTLGEKLGDDEVEQLLQNQEDSQGNVNYEEFVRMVMSG
- the LOC118514007 gene encoding myosin-2 essential light chain isoform X2, whose protein sequence is MTNLTEDQLAEFQEAFNLFDNRGDGKIQQQQIGECLRALGQNPTESDVKKFTMQLKPDERVSFEVFLPIYQAISKQRTAETADDFIEGLRHFDKDASGFISSAELRHLLTTLGEKLGDDEVEQLLQNQEDSQGNVNYEEFVRMVMSG